The Lolium rigidum isolate FL_2022 chromosome 2, APGP_CSIRO_Lrig_0.1, whole genome shotgun sequence genomic interval TTTATTTATACTGATTTGACCAAATTTAAATGCACAGACCATCATCtgcattttgaagaaaaaaagatgTTGGTATTCTTACGGAAAATATTCGATTCATGCTTATTTACACTAATATCGGTCTAGAGTTTGGTAAATTTCCTTTCGAAAAGGAGGCAAAGTTATTCCCCCCGCTAATTCTGTGCAGCTGAAGCAATGGAATCTCTAAATATACCCAAAGGTGTTCGCCGAGTTCTCTTCAGGACATTGAGCACAGACAGGTGTGACCTCTTTATGAGCATATATTCATGTACAAAATACATTTTTATCCGTATCAGTAGTCTATCTTTTCATAGGTTGTACTGAACATGTATGTAAGCAAACTATATGTAGGGGGCTCATGTGGAAGGATACTACTGACTGGAGTTATGTTGGGTTTACAGAGGATGGTGCACAGTGGTTAGTTGACAACACCGACATCAAGCTGGTCGGTACGTATGCATACATAGGTTCGGCTAGTTCATGGCCTTTTTTTCGCTTGGGAATCAATATAAGGATTCACTTCATTACCTTATCTGATGTGAAACTTAACATGATGATAATTGCAATTCTGCAGGGATTGACTATATATCAGTTGCTTCGTTTGATCACTTGATCTCCGCCCATGTGGCCTTTTTCAGAAATGCCGTAAGATGCTACCCTTTCACGAGCTCAAAAGAAATCAAAAACTGAAGCTACCAGTTAATTAACCTCGTTGGTCTCTGATCCTACGTTGCTTACTGGCCAAGTCTACTGCGGGGAATTCCTTCTAAGAATTACTGACTAAACAACCAACTCTGAAAACATGTCAGTACAGCATTGCATGTTTCCCAATTGACCAAAGTTTTGGTCCACAATCTCCTTACTAATGAACATCTTTTGGCGGGTACAATGTTTGCTTATGCTGTATTAATGCTCCTTCAAAGAACAGTACATTTCTCATATCGGTGATCAACACAATTAACTTACTTTTGCTTAGAGATTGCATTATTTATTTTAAACTATCGGTTGATTTACTTACTTTGTTCTGTCAGGATATCATCCTGGTCGAATCCCTGAAACTAGACAACGTCAACACTGGACTGTACATGCTGCACTGCTTACCTCTAAGACTGGTTGGGGCGGAGGGTTCACCAATCAGGTGCATTCTTATCAAGTGATCACTTCGCTGCTGCAACCTATATTCCCCGCTGCTGTTACATACTGGCTAACGTTACGGTGCATGCTCCATCTCTGTAAAACAAAGGCTGTATATCGTGTAGGAGTAAATATGTTTTTCAGGTAAATATGTTTGTACTGTCGATGAAGTATCTCAATCGGCAAAAAAATATGTTTAAAGTGTAAATGGGAGTGTGCTTGCTCTGCCGTTGTTGAGCTGCAACCCTCACTGAACCTTTTGTTCAGTAAAATTGTCAAGTACCTTTTGCTTTTGAGCGATTCTTACAATATTTTCACCCTGCGAAGAAGCATTTCACTGTTAGTTCATATTTTtagatcttctttgcatgctaatCTGTCAAAGTGTTTGTCTTTTTCATAAGATAGTTGAACCTTCTGCATCCGCCGATAAAGTCTATCATTATTTAATTAAACTAGATAAAAGATAACAAGGCCCAAATAACAGCAAACAGAGTACATGTAATAGAAAGTACTGTCAAAACTATGAAAAGATATATATGTGACAATTAACACCTGAGGTTGCTATGTTCTAAAACTTTGCAACTGCATACCTATCATGCCCCTGATGCTACATAGTGGCTAACGTTATGGTGTGCATGCTCAATTCTGTAAAATACAGGCTGCATAATATTTTTCGATAAGGAGTATATATTAATGTCGCGGAGGTACCAATCACATTTAGCCTCTACAACAACGAAACGCGCCCTAATGGCATTACAGGCTGCATAACATGTAGGAGTAAATATGTTTTTCAGGTAGATATGTTTGTATTGTCGATGAAGTATCTCAATCGGCAAAAACTATATAGCAGTATTATGGTCTACAGATAACTGGTGCAACAGAAACACATATTGTGTGTAAATGGGAATGTGCTTGCTCTGCCGTTGTTGAGCTGCAACCCGCACTGAACCTTTTGTTCAGTAAAATCGTCAAGTACCTTTTGATTTTGAGCGGTTGTCACAATATTTTCAACCCTGCGAAGAAGCGTTTCACTATTAATTCATACTAGCAAATGATGGCACGCCGGCACGCCGCGCCGGATTAGAAGTTGGAGAAGAGTGTATTAGCTCTGTTTGATACTGCATGCATATTTAGCTAGGTGAGTTGTGCTTCTGGTCCGAAGTAGTTACAAAGAACACATTCATATCATGGCCACTAATAGAGCGAAAGAATCATAAGTAGATCCTGTACAAATGAAATCTGGCTGAAAAGAGACACACGAGAGGCAATCCATATAATGAACATAGTAGGCCGAGACAGCCTGGTCAACATACTTAACGGTCTTAGTAGTGTCAGTACAGTCAATGATATATAATTAAAACAATTAAGAACATCATGCTGGCAAATAGGTGATTCAGCAAAATAGTGTGACCCAGTGAGCAAAAGCAGAACAAAAACGAATAGCTCGGTGATGGCTAATATACTAACACCACTGATTCCATGAAGCAGCTTATAAATGTGGCTGATCTCTTTTTCCCACCATTGTTGCCGACAGACTGTCATTGTAGCTATGATGTTCAGCAAAATTAGACCACCCATGGTCGATGTAGATCCTACCTCTCTTGAAGCGGTAGCGTAGCTGGATATCTGGCAGAAATCGGACCACTGGAGGCCTACCTTGCCTCCTAGCTGTGCCCGTTGGGATGTGCTGCCAACCTTGTCTTCCATGGGCCTTTTCCCCTTTTTGATCGGCAAGACGATCCGAAGGGGAGAAGCCAGGAGGGACGCTGGTCTCCCCATATCTGGGGCTTTCTTTGCTAGGTGCATAAATGCTGCAGATCTTTCATCGGCTTTGATACACGGCCGGTGTGCCTGCATGTGCAACAAAAGGGGGTAGAAATCAACGAAACGTAGCAGTTCGGTGGGCAGAGTGGAGCGTTGAATGCAATGATACTTACATAATGGTGAGCAGTGCAGCTTTTCTCCCGCTACTTTGGTGCCATGGTCTGTGGAATATTTATTCACTGTAGTGCCAGATTAGAGCCGAAGGATTTATGGACACAGTTCACTGTATTGACCCGGATGTCGTACCTTCAAAGGAAGAACTAAACGGTGTCGGGAAGGCACAACTCTTTATCTTCTTGTGTGTTATGTGTGGCAGACTGTAGGCCGTCAACGTCTAGCGCTTTGGCATGAAAATAACCTACAAATTCCAGAATAAACACAGTATGGTGAGGTAATTCAGAAACATATTGAGAAATATTAGCATGAATCATAAAGCCTGGAAGCATTGGAACTTGACACCAAAGGCACTATTTCAGTGCACAAAAAACAGGTCAATAAGCATCAAATGAAAAGAATAGGTATATAAACTTGGAAGGACACCTATGAGAAGTAATCCTTTTTCATTATAAAATGTTTATTTATATAAAGGAATGTTTATTTATATAAAGGAAGCATAAAATGAGCAAAAAGATAAATAATACTCATTTGATATTGGGGAAGGCATAACTATTCCTCTCTTACAGCCAACAGCAAAAATGGAAAATAAGAAGATAAACTGCTCGGAAATCTCACCTCAGGAGCCAGAATATGTGTGACAGATATCTATATTAGGCCAAAAAGGTGAAGTGGTTCCACAAAATTAACTCATTGTGCAAGAAAAGATAAAGTGGTGCCACAAAGTTAACTGTGTTTGCTCACTATTGTGCAATGGAAAATACATGGTGGGTATTTTTTATTCAGGTTTTATTCTTTTTGCTACTCATAAGCACTTTTAAAGTTAAGAAGAGAAGATGAAGCTTCAGTTAACAAACACCAAATCAAATAAgagagatttttttaaaaaaatagggGATCTTGTCTGACCACAGAAATGGTACCGGAAAGTCAGAAAGGGAGATGATTAAGGAGGCTGTGGTGCATCTGACTGGGAACACCACTGGCACAGGTTGCCCAGTAGCATCAGCGCAGGCTggtccttcacatgaaaagaaacgATAAAAAAAAGATGGAAAAGGAAGCTATAAGTTGATGCCAACTTAATAGGTGACCCAGGCATCCACACCGGGTGCGTGCCAGGCCTCGGTGAGATCCCCTGATTTGTCCGCTGCTCGGCTTGAGGACGGAGTCAAGCAAGGCCTCGTTCCCCTACTTCTGCGGTCGCTTGCGCAGAATGACAGAGTCAGCGAGAGGAGGCGTACGAACCCGCGGAAACCTGCGTGCAGGGCTGCGCCGAGAGACTCGCCATAGAGGGACGCCGCCGACGCATCCGCCGCCAGAAACTACAGCCACTACACGGACACGGCGAGACCAGGGTAATGGTGGGGCTGGTCGATTCGCGTGTTTCTTTGTGCGGTGGGAACACCCGGTACCGGACTGCTGCTGCAGCTGCAGGCCATCGCACCGCCAGTGTCCGGCCACGCCATACCCTTCAGTAGCGGCAACCGATCGAACGTGGCCACCATGACCCTGCGGCCACAAGCCCTCCCTCGGCGAGGCCACCGCCCAGCACGGCGCCCCGCAGCCTGTCCAGGAACACCACCACGCCGCTGGTGAGGCAGAGGGAGGGAAGAAGCGCCCTGCAATCCTAGGATCATGGCCGTGCCCCGGAGCTCGAGCAGCGAGGGCTCCTTGCAGACCACGACGTCTGTGACGCGCCCAGAGAAGCGCCTAGAACCAGCGCGCCACGGCGCCCGCGCCGCGCGAAATCCGCGATGGACCTCCACGACGTGGGTGTTCCGCGCGGTCGGCCACTAGTGCACGATCACCACCGGCGGCTTCGGGCCAGATTCTTGGATCCGGAGCACAGCTGCGCGCCCGGAATCGGCCTGCACGGCTGTCGGACATCGTCCGTCGCGGCGGACGCGGTCGCCCATGCCCACCGTGCTGAACCCTAGCCTCTAGCACGTAGCCCTAGCCTCTAGCATGTAGGGGCGCGGCCGAGCACTGCGGTGGTGTGGAAACGGAAAAGGAGGAGACGGCGGCGCCGGACATGGCCAGGCAGGGGGAGGAAGGCAGCAGGCCTGGGGCAGGGATGGAGTTCGAGGCGGTGGAGATAATGGGGAGAGAGGGAGTGCGGGGAGAAAATCGAGGGGTGGTCAAAGCGGTTCTCTAAAAAATGCTAGATCCACCCAGTTCAAAAGGAAGCACAACACAAATCAAAGAAAACAACAAGGGAAAGTGCAAGAAGACACCCGAAGTGCACACAAGAAAAATAATCAACCACAAAATCACTTACGTGTCAACCTGTTGttaatccaaaaaaaaatcaaaattctgGAAAAGAAGATGTTTGTTACCCTTTTATATAGTAGTTATTTTAGATCTTCTGTCTTTTTCGTAAAATAGTTGAACCTTCTGCATCCACGGATAAAGTCCACCATAATTTAATTAAACTAGATACAAGATAACAAGGCCCAAATAACAGCAAACAAAGTACGTACATGTAATAGACAGACCGTCAAAAACATGATATATATGTCCATTCTGTAGCTTGAGCTACATGGagcctgtttttttttttatttaaaaatggtatttcatagcttcaaaaaaatatgaacaaaaaatCTTGAGATAGATAATGTTGTACACTCTACCACTGTGAAAAAAAAGCAATACGAAAAACTGAGTATTTGGGCTGTGCAAAATTCACAAATCCATGGATCTGAATAAGTGAACAGTATAGATTTTAAAACATCCAAAATTTGTCAGAAATTGTCATTTTTCTGCAGCCTCAAATATAATGTATTTCATCATGAGATTTTGCACAGTAGTAGAGTACATCATTGTCTACATCgagattttttttataattttttaaaacttcaaaATGTTGAATTCgaattttgtcaaaaaaaaaaaaggaacccatgtagctcgggctacatttGACTTTGTGCTACGGTTGCTATGTTCTAAAACTTTGCAACTGTTCAATAAGAAATCACCATCTTAAAGATATCGACAGAAGAAAAAAAGGACACTCCATTTTCAACGATTGCACACTTTTGGTAGTTGGCTCTTGGGCTTGTTTGGGCGGTGGTGTCTAAACAATGCCACGCTTTGCTACACAACACAACTGGGAAAAAGAAAGTCcgctaaaaaaaaaaactgggaaaaagaaaggaacaagacaaaggaaACGAACATAGTCCATTTTCCAAGAGATAGCCACGAATAGATGTACTATTTGATGGGGATTGGCCGGATTGCTTGGACTTTGGAGTTTGGACTGACTAAAAACGCCGAGCTGAAAGAAGCTGCAGGCATCCCCACTGCACTTCAGTCAACTGAACTCCCTGTGTACTTATCGGCAGCAGCCTCGCGCACATCCACTGCTGAATTGACACCAGGAATCAGTGAAGATCAGCTGAATTAAGAGTCCAGAGTCAGCGAGAGCGCTCGGCACGGCAAGTCGGCCAACTCCAACCACCATGGCCGCGGCGGCTCTCGCCCTCCTCCTGCTGGTCCTCCTCCCTGCCCGCCAGGCCCACGCCACGGCGGCCGGCGACGCGCACCCGGGCTACGCGGGCGCGGAGGCCGACACCTGCGGGGCGGCGCCGCTGGGCGGTGCGGCCCGCCACGGCCCGGCGCTGGAGGAGTACGGCGGCGGGCGCATCTTGGACATCACGCACGCGTACCGGCCGGCCATGCCGGCGTTCGCGACCGGCGCGACGGTGGGGCCCCTGGTGCGGCTCAAGGCGTCCATGGAGGAAGGCTCCGAGTACAACCTGTCGGAGCTCCGGATGGAGTGCCACATGGGCACCCACGTCGACGCGCCGGGCCACATGAACCAGGAACACTTCGCCGCCGGCCTCGACGTCGACAAGCTCGACCTCGACGTCCTCAACGGTGCGCGCTCCCTGGTTTTTCTTTCTTGTGACTTTTGTCGGCCGGAAGATTTCGCCGCTAGAGTTCATCAGAATTAGCATGGTGCTAGTACTTGTGAATGATTTGACGTTTGACTTGTTCGTGTTCCTCGACAGGTCCTGCCTTGCTGATCGATGTTCCAAGGCACACGAATATAACAGGTACGGATGACTACTGCATCATCGATGAATCACCCTGCTAATGAACTCGTTCTCATATCACTCGTATAGTGCTGTATTGAGATATCGGTTTCTCTATTGAATTTCATGCTTTTTTTTAACAGTTGTTTGATGTGAATTCAATATGCACAGACCAACATctgcatttttttaaaaaaagtgctGATATTCTTACTAAGAATATTTGATTCACATACATGACTTGGTATATGCAGCTGAAGCAATGCAATCCCTAAATATACCGAAAGGTGTACGTCGAGTTCTCTTGAGAACACTGAACACAGACAGGTAGAGATATTCATGTAGAGAATACATTTTTCGCCATAAGCATTAGTTGAACATTTTAAAGGCTGTATTAAATATGTATGCAAGCAAATCATATGTAGGGGGCTCATGTGGAAACCAGCTGGTGACCTGAGCTATGTTGGATTCACAGAGGATGGTGCACAGTGGTTAGTTGACAACACCGACATCAAGCTAGTCGGTAAGTAAACTGTAGCTGTATTGGTATCATACCAGATTTGCTATTATA includes:
- the LOC124691875 gene encoding cyclase-like protein 1: MAAAALALLLLVLLPARQAHATAAGDAHPGYAGAEADTCGAAPLGGAARHGPALEEYGGGRILDITHAYRPAMPAFATGATVGPLVRLKASMEEGSEYNLSELRMECHMGTHVDAPGHMNQEHFAAGLDVDKLDLDVLNGPALLIDVPRHTNITAEAMQSLNIPKGVRRVLLRTLNTDRGLMWKPAGDLSYVGFTEDGAQWLVDNTDIKLVGIDYISVASFDHLITAHLAFFKNADIIIVEALKLDNVNTGLYMLHCLPLRLVGAEGSPIRCILIK